From the genome of Ziziphus jujuba cultivar Dongzao chromosome 6, ASM3175591v1, one region includes:
- the LOC107411870 gene encoding uncharacterized protein LOC107411870: MGCMFSHLAAKFAFFPPSPATYEIKKREDGKLTVVSSSSSNMSMPIPHPDDSSLDVLLIDTKRGNKIVAFYLRNPYARLTLLYSHGNAADLGQLYDLFVQLKVNLRVNLMGYDYSGYGASTGKPSESNTYADIEAVYECLETEYGISQENLILYGQSVGSGPTLHLAAKLPRLRGVVLHSAILSGLRVLCHVKFTFCFDIYKNINKIKKVKCPVLVIHGTEDDVVNWLHGNGLWKMAKDPYEPLWIKGGGHCNLELYPDYIRHLCRFVQEMENITTEIRLKKIWQNLRLQKRSDSTSTGTSSRCCRIKFCRPKCPKCPECPSLKCVNAQNVQDPVAAQIVSVGLVVAQEHITAGSMESRLVNADENACIDRWNLANILLISLCSSVGNKRK; the protein is encoded by the exons ATGGGTTGCATGTTCTCTCATCTGGCTGCTAAATTTGCTTTCTTTCCTCCATCTCCGGCTACATACGAGATCAAGAAGCGAGAGGATGGTAAGCTCACGGTGGTTTCGTCGTCTTCTTCGAACATGTCGATGCCGATTCCACATCCCGATGATAGTTCCTTGGACGTTTTGCTAATAGACACCAAGCGTGGTAATAAGATTGTTGCCTTTTACCTGAGGAACCCATATGCTCGTCTTACTTTGCTTTACTCTCATGGCAATGCTGCGGACCTTGGCCAGCTTTATGACCTCTTTGTGCAGCTTAAGGTCAATCTCAGAGTCAATCTCATGGG ATATGACTATTCTGGATATGGAGCCTCCACCGGCAAA CCTAGTGAGTCCAATACATATGCCGACATAGAGGCTGTATATGAATGCCTTGAGACCGAGTATGGTATAAGCCaggaaaatttaatattatatgggCAGTCAGTTGGAAGTGGGCCGACACTGCACTTAGCAGCTAAGTTGCCAAGGCTGAGAGGTGTAGTTCTTCATAGTGCAATTCTTTCTGGCCTCCGTGTCCTCTGCCATGTGAAATTCACATTCTGCTTTGACATTTACAAG AACATCAATAAAATCAAGAAAGTAAAGTGCCCCGTGCTAGTGATACAT GGTACAGAAGATGATGTTGTGAATTGGTTACATGGAAATGGACTGTGGAAAATGGCAAAGGATCCATACGAGCCTTTGTGGATTAAAGGTGGTGGGCACTGCAACTTGGAGCTTTACCCTGATTACATCCGCCATCTTTGCAGATTTGTCCAAGAAATGGAGAACATAACCACGGAGATCCGTCTCAAAAAGATTTGGCAGAATCTTCGTTTGCAAAAGAGGTCCGATTCTACATCCACTGGTACCTCAAGCAGGTGTTGTAGAATCAAATTCTGTCGACCCAAATGCCCCAAATGCCCTGAATGTCCGAGTCTGAAATGTGTAAA TGCCCAAAATGTTCAGGATCCTGTTGCTGCACAAATTGTTTCCGTTGGCCTTGTTGTTGCACAGGAGCACATAACAGCGGGATCAATGGAAAGCAGGCTGGTTAATGCTGATGAAAATGCATGTATAGATCGCTGGAACTTGGCTAACATTCTTCTAATCTCCTTGTGCAGTAGTGTTGGAAACAAGAGGAAGTAG